The Weissella confusa DNA window CCATGGCTGGTGTCCCAAACCCAGAAACACCCTCAATCAAACCACCGAATAGGTAGGCAATCAAAACAGCCAGGATACGCATGTCAGCTGATAATGATTCGAAACCAGCATTAATACGTGTAATAGCACCGGTGTGACGCAAGACGTGCAAGACCATCAACGCCCCAAACAAAATCCATAGAATTATGTTTTGTGAATCCCTTGCAGAATTGACGCCAACATGACGTTAGTTGGAATGTGCCAGAAGAACCAGCCGGCCAATGAAACGACCGCGGCGCTAATAGCCATTCCTTTCATAGCTGGCATATTGAAAACCGCCAACAAAATTAATGGCAGAACAACTGCCAGAAGTGCAATAAGTAGCATGTAACCCCCAAGAAAACTCATTTTTTCAGTCCTCCTAATTGTACAGTAAATCACAACCGAATTGGATAGCTGTCCGGTTTTTATACGATATTTAATGACTTGTCAGGATTTAAATAATGCAGAAATTTAGTATAAATGTTAGTATCTTCTCATTGAGAGAACGTTTGGTTAATGTGGGTTGTGGTGAGAAAAAATGAAATGGATGCATGAAAAGCAAGACCGTAATAAGTTGAAGATGTTTCGCTACCTTAAGGAAATCGGGGAAGCGCCAATTACACAAATCATGACAGATTTGGATTTGTCGCGTTATTTGGTGACGACGACGGTTGAGCAATTAGTGGTTGATATTGAGATTCTCACGGGTGTGCCCGATAGCATTGTGATTGAAGATGGCTCAGATGTTATTTTCAAGTTACCGATTCAATTATTGGATTGGGAAGCTTTGGGCTTACACTACCTGCAAATATCAATTCGTGGTCAGATGATTAATGATTTGTTCCATGAACGAATTACATCTTGGGAAGACTTTGCTTTTAAGGTTGATGTCTCAGTACCAAAGATGTACAAAGAACGCGCGGCCGTTATCGAAGAACTGGCGCGTGAAGGAATCGAAATTTCTAAGGACTATCAATTAGTCGGGAACGAAGCGCACATTCGTCTATTTAAGTTGCAACTATTGTCTTATTACAATGGTCGCCGTGAATCGCCGTTCCCAGAAGAAGTGCGTGAACAAGCGCATGAATCAATTAAGCAGTTGATTGAGCCGGAATGTCCCTACTTACGCGAGACGCAATTAGTTAGTTTGCGACATTTACATGCGATTTGGTGGTTACGCCTGAAGGGGCAACACTATGTGGATGCAGCTTTGGCAGATCGTTTTTTGAAGCCAACGGATCAACTTTCTTCAAGTAGCCAACGACTCATTTTGGCTTTGAGTGGCGAGTTGCGTAAGTTGCCAGATATCACGGAAGAACAAGTGCAGGCAGAAGCGCGATTTATCATTTTGGTGTTGCACACGCTATCGATTTTCCCACACGAAACGGAATTTGAAGACGCGAGCGAGGAATCAATTGCGCACTGGCGTCTGTTTGAAAAGGCACTCCACGAAGCCTACTTGTGCTTGTTTAAGAATCGTGGTCGCCAAGAATCAATTCGCGCGGTGACACGTTCGATGCAACCCATGTTGTTGCGCTACTTGGTTTACCCATACACAGGGGATGACGACTTCGATTACATGATGGATCGTGAGCAGTTGGCGCCTGAGTTCCCAATGGCATATGAGTTTTCTGAAGATGTGTTGGAACGCTTTGCGGTGGCGACGGGCGATAATGATGTGGACTACAAGAACTTCTTACTGCCTGATTTGATGGCAGTTATTATGATGTCAGCGGACTTTTACGATCGCTTGCCAATTGTTAATTTGACGATTGATTTCGGGGCGCACCAAAGCCTTGAAAAGGTTGTGGCACAGTCGTTGCAGATGTTCCCGGGCTACAAGGTGCAGATTAACCATCTATTGACGGAGCACACGGATATTTTACTGACGGATACACCGCAACCGATTGATTTGGATTGCACGGTATTTATCTGGCACGGTATGGGAACACCAAATGAAGTTAAACAACTCCGTGATGAAATTAATCGCGTAAAGATGAAAAAGTTCTCGGCTTGGCGTAATGAACAAGCAGAATAAAAATAGTTATTAATTAGACCAAGGGCATAAGTTCTTGGTCTTTTTTGCTGGCAGTGTACAATAGACAGTACGAATAGAAGTGAGGTAACGCGAGATGAAGATTGGATTTATCGGAACGGGTGTGATGGGCCGAGGCATCATCAACAACTTGTTGAAAGCAAATTACGACGTGGTTGTGTACAACCGTACGAAGGCCCACGCCCAATCCGTGTTGGATAACGGCGCAACATGGGCTGATGGTCCAAAGGCGATTGCAGAAGCAGCCGACTTGGTCATCACGATGGTTGGTTACCCAAAGGATGTTGAAGAACAATATTATGGTGACAATGGGCTATTTGCCGGCGCACATGCAGGACAAATTTTCGTTGATATGACAACGTCAACACCAACTTTGGCTGAGCAATTGGCCGTTGATGGTGAGAAGTATGGCGTTAAGGTCTTGGACGCCCCAGTTTCTGGTGGTGATGTTGGTGCCAAGAATGGTACGTTGACGATTATGGCTGGTGGTGATCAAGCGGCTTATGACAGTTTGCAACCAATTTTTGATGTCATTTCAAAGGCTGCTAACCGCTTTGGTGTGGCTGGCCGTGGACAACACACCAAGATGGCGAACCAAATTATGATTGCTGCCACGATGTTGGGAATGTCAGAAATGATGGTTTACGCCAAGGCTGCTGATTTGGATGTTGCCAAGGTGATGGAAACGTTGGCCGCTGGTGGCGCCCAAAACTGGTCATTGGATAATTATGGTCCACGTGTTTTGGCGGGTGACTTTGAACCTGGTTTCTACGCAAAGCACTTGTTGAAGGATTTGCGTATCGCGTTGGATGAAGCAGCTAAGATGAATTTGTCTTTGCCAGCCACTGATTTGGCCGAAGCTTTGTATACAAAGTTGGTTGAACAAAAGAACCTTGGAGACGAGGGAACCCAAGCGTTGGTAAAGCTTTGGGCACAATATGCATAGAAACGAAGAAAGGCGACTGAAAGGTCGCCTTTTTTTCATACAAAATACGCAACAAGATAATACGGTTTGTTTAATATGATAACTGTTACAATAGGGATAATAATATTTAATTACTAATAAAAAGCTCATGAGAGGGCAGTACTATGAATTTCTTCGTTAATGCGACGATGCCAAACCAGAAGTCTGGTATTGAGCACGCGCAATTAAAGCGTTTTGAATTATTTAATAATCATCATGAAGATTCACGTGTCGTTTTGCGCGATTGGGATCCAGTCGCTCACATTAATGCGAATGCAGCTGGGATTCCTGACGAACAACTCATCAACATGTTTGATTATTTCCAAGAGGCGATGGCTGTAACGCCTAAGACGTTGCACGCTGAAGACCTTGATTTTGGTGTGCCAGGAACGGTGTTGGTTGATGAACCAGAGAATAACCGTTACTTGGTGAATGCACAAAACGGTCAATTGGTGGCGCGCGTTAATTATGACGCGACCGCCGATCGTCGTGTACGTTCAACTGAACTATTCGACGGCTACAACAACTTGTTCCGTGTTGATCACTATGACTCACGTGGTTTCGCCTCATTGTTGCAATGGTACACACCGGACAACAAGATTGGGACAGAAACTTGGGTGACGCCTGAAGGACGCACGGTTATCGAGACGTTCAACAAGAACACGATGGCTGGTGAGTTTGTTAAGTCTGGTTGGCGTTTGATTGAACATGATGGCCATGTTTTGCAATTCGATACAATTGAAGGATTGACGAAGCACTTCTTTGACCGTTTGAATGATGACTTCTGGCGAGATGAGAAGCCAAACGTGTTTGTCTTGGACCGTTCACACTTGGGTGATTGGGGACTTTTGCGCTTGCGTAAGCCGGCTTATATCGCCATGCACTTGCACAATTCTCACGCTGGGGATGCGCAAGACCCAATGCATTCAATTTTGAACAACCACTATGAGTTTGCGATGAATGCATTGAATGAATATGATGCCGTTGTTTCAGCGACGCACAAGCAAACGCATGATGTGAATGAGCGTTTCCAACCTAAGACGAAGCTCTTCACGATTCCGGTCGGGGTTGTACCTGATGAATTGTTGAACGCACCACGCGTGCCAGTTGCACAACGTGAATTCGGTAAGGTCATCGCCTTTGCCCGTATCGCCTGGGAAAAGCACTTGGATGACTTGGTACGTGCCGTTGGTATCGTGCACAAGGAATTCCCACAAGTCACGTTGGACTTGTACGGTTATGCTGATCCAACTGATAACTACAAGGCCCGTACTGCGGTTGAAGAAGCAATTCGCGAGTACAACTTGGATGGCGTTGTAACGATGAAGGGTTACACGACGGATATCGATGCTGTTGAAAACAATGCCATGATGTACGGTTTGACGTCACGCATGGAAGGATTTAACTTGGCGATCATGGAAGCTATTTCACACGGTTTGATTGCCTTTTCATATGATGTGAATTACGGACCAAACGAAATCGTTGAAGATGGTGTTAACGGAAACGTTGTCCCATACGAAGACTATCAAGCGATGGCCGAGGCAATGTTGAAGGTGTTGCGCGACCCTGAGTTGGCGCAACAATATTCAACCGGTGCATATGATTCGTCAGAACGTTATTCAGAAGAAAATGTCTGGCAAGCATGGCGTGGTTTGTTGGATGATGCTGAGCGCGTTTGGCCGGCTAAGTTGGCAGCCATGCCAGCACATGCCCATGATGCAAAGTAGGAGTGTGAACAATGAATTATTTTATTAGTGAAAATGTTTTTACATTTAATTCAGGGACTGAGCACTCACAAGTAAAGCGAGTGAAGTTGTTTAATGCCCAAGGACAACCGGCACTATATGTGACGCGTAATTACAATCGCTTTTTGGCGCGTGATGCGGCGTCAATTGGTTTGAACCAAGATGAAGTGCTTAACATGTATGATTTCTTCCAAGGGACGACGGCCGTTGAACGCAAGGAACAACCTTTGCGTTTGTTGGACCAAATTCCATTGGATGAGTATCACATTGAGGGGCACGGCCCAAATTACTCAACAATTAATCATGCTGGTCGTGAATTGGCCCGCGTTAATGTCATGCCAGCAACGGTTGGTTTGGTGAATGATATTCTCTACTACGACCGCTTTGGTAACACGACGGCGCGAGAAAACTATGATTGGCGTGGCTTTAAGTCATCTGTTGATTACTTCCATCCAAATGGGGCCCTGGCGGTTCAAAAGTTCTTGAACCAAGATGGTGTGCCAGTGATTGAAGTGATGCACATGAACGTGAATGGCAACATTTTGCCAACGATGTACAAGTTGTTGAACTACAAGGGTCGTGATTGGCGCTTCAATACGGAAGACCAAATGTTCTTGTTCTTCTTGAATGAGCTAACGAATGAAAACCCGGGTTCTGTCTTGGTCTCAGACCGTCGCAGTTTGGATCACGTGGTAGCGGATGTGCAATTTGCGGCAAAGAAGTTTGCTGTTTTGCACGACATTCACACACCTGACATCAAGAACCCAGTGCGCGGTAAGCTTTACGATGCCTACTTGAACGTTTTGGAACGTCGCGTAAAGGATTTTGATGCTATCTTGGTCCCAACTGTTGAACAACAACAAGATTTGCAAAAGCGTTACCCAGGTGTGACGTTCCGTGTTGCGCCAGATACCTTTGTAGATGATGCCCACTTGGCTGCCGAGCACGTGAAGTTGCCAGAGCGTATTTCACACCGCATTGCTTATGTCGGCCGTCTCTCACCTGAGAAGCGTCCTGATCAAGCGATTCGTGCATTGGCTCGCGTGGTCAAGTCAATTCCAGACGCAACGTTGGCATTCCACGGTTATCCATCGAACGTCGACATTTTGAACGAATTGAAGGCATTGGCCAAGCAATTGGATGTTGAGCAAAATGTTATCTTCGGTGACTATGTGACTGGTGAAAACTTAGCCAAGGCCTACACTGAGGCACAAGCAATTGTCCAAACGTCAGTTGCTGAAGGCTTCGGTATGAACTTGGTTGAGGCAATGAGTTACGGTGTACCGGTGGTGTCTTATGATATTACGTACGGTACGAAGGAACTGGTTGATGACGGCATGAACGGTTATGTCGTACCAGCTGGTGCGCATGGTGATATGGCGGATCGCTTAACGGCAATTTTGTCAGATACTGGTTTGTGGGCAGCCCTTTCTGAAGGTGCTTACCGCAAGGCGCAAACCTTCTCAGCTGATGAGATGATGCCACTTTGGCAAGCCGCATTACAATAATGACGATGAAAGATTCAGACCTGCGGGTTTGAATCTTTTTTTATTGCTGTCATTCCTGAAACTTTGTAAGCGCTTTATTCATAACTATCAACTAAAATTGAACAAAGTACGATTAATCGGAATGTTGATTAACGTGTTTAATCGCGAGTTATTCATAAAATCTTGGGGCGAATGATGGCATAACGACCATATCTTTTTGAGAAACTGGCGATGCAGGGTGGAAAAGTGAATTTTCATCATGAAATCGATTATATAGAGGGGATGAAGATATGAGTCGAGAAGATTATCAACAAAAGTTGGCCGACGAAGCGCGTGTACAACCGCAGACACACAAAAAGATGTATAAGTCTAAAAAGCGCTGGGTTATCGCCGGTATGACTGCCTTGGCCGTTGGTGGTGCCACGGCGATGGCGCCCGAAGAGGTCACGACGTTAATGTCGGATGTGTACCAAACCGCGGAGGAAGTGTTTGATGGCGGGGTGGCGTATGCTGCCTCGGCCGCAAGCGCTGCAGTTAATACGACGACTGCGGTAACAGTGACCGATTCCGGGGTTGCATCAGTGACGAGCGCAGCCACGTACGGCACGTTGACTGGAGCGTCAGCAAATGCAAATATGCGCATTGCCGGCGGGACGGCAGCCGCAAGCGGTTCGGGTTACCGAATTATGAATGGTTCTAGTGGTGCCGTGCAATATAACACCACCATTGCTGCTACAAGTGCTTTTGCGATGAGTGGGGCATTTTCAACGACCAACTATGCAGCCGGAAACTTTATTGGGTTGATGTTTGCACCTACCTACGCAGCAGGTAATTCGTATGGCGCGAATGGAGGCAATGTCGGTATTAATGGTATTGCCAATGCCACAACGGTCGGTGTCGATTTGTGGTACGACAGCGGTGTTGATCCAAGTACGGCCTTCGTCATTGCAAATAATGGAACTGGTCAAATTAACCAGGTTGGTATCCGTCAAACGAATTCAGCTGGTTCATTTATCGCAAATACGAATGCCAGTTCAGTTCAATCGTTGTTCTCTGGTATGACGAACTTTAATTCAGCAACTTCTTATTCAGCCACTATTTCATATGCTGTTAGTTGGACACCAGTTTCAGTTTCGGGTGCCTTTGTGACTGGAAGTATGACGATTACGATGAACGGTGGTCAGGGAGCAAAGACGGTTACCCAAACGATTGCGCTACCAAGTAACGTTGTCATGGAGTTGGTTGGAAACAATGGTGGAACATCAACGCCGGCAACGGTTACAGGTTCTTTGGCGGGTGTATCAGCTACTGCGGCCCGCACGCCGGTTAATGTGACGTATGTCGATGGGGCCGGATCAGCATTGCTATCAGCAACGAGTTTTACAGCGGATAACTGGACAGCTGTCGGAATCACAGGCGCAACGACGCCCGTAGCCACGAACGCTAAGACAACCTTTGCCGCACCAAGCATTTCCGGTTATTCAGCCGTGGCCGTTTCATATGCGGCTAATACAAATAGTGGTGGACCAGTCGCATCGACGACTAATTTGTTGGTGACATCAGCGACGGCAAACAACAATATTCAAATTCAATATAAGGATATTGAAGCACCAAAGATGTCATTGACTAATACGGTTACTTACCAACAAAACGAGACGATTAATAGTTCGGACATGGTGACCCGCCTTGTGACGTCTTTGGGAGACAACTCACCAAAGGCGGTGACGACAAGTTTGACCAGCGGAAGTATTAACACGGCTTCGGCTGGGACTTATCAAGTTCAAATTACAGCAACTGATGCGGCTGGTAATGCCACAAATTCAATGGCGACGGTAACGGTTTTGCCAAAGTCGGTTAGTGCGGTTTCAAGTGTTGCTAGTTCAGCGTCATCAGATGCATCATCAGCAAGTTCAATGATTTCGTCAGCAACGAGTGCAGCGAAGTCTTCTTCAGCAAGCGTTGAAGCCTCATCAGCTAGTCAAACGGCGTCATCAGCCAGCTCACTTGCATCAAAGTACAGAAGCAACTCATCAGTCGCTTCTGTTGCATCAAGCATCGGTTCGATTGCAGCTATTGCAAGTAGTGCAAATGTTGTGGCATCAACGAATACATCGATTGCCAAGTCGGCTGCCTCAGCGGCTTCAAACATGTATACCCAAACGTCTTCAGTTGAATCTGCGGTGG harbors:
- a CDS encoding helix-turn-helix domain-containing protein yields the protein MKWMHEKQDRNKLKMFRYLKEIGEAPITQIMTDLDLSRYLVTTTVEQLVVDIEILTGVPDSIVIEDGSDVIFKLPIQLLDWEALGLHYLQISIRGQMINDLFHERITSWEDFAFKVDVSVPKMYKERAAVIEELAREGIEISKDYQLVGNEAHIRLFKLQLLSYYNGRRESPFPEEVREQAHESIKQLIEPECPYLRETQLVSLRHLHAIWWLRLKGQHYVDAALADRFLKPTDQLSSSSQRLILALSGELRKLPDITEEQVQAEARFIILVLHTLSIFPHETEFEDASEESIAHWRLFEKALHEAYLCLFKNRGRQESIRAVTRSMQPMLLRYLVYPYTGDDDFDYMMDREQLAPEFPMAYEFSEDVLERFAVATGDNDVDYKNFLLPDLMAVIMMSADFYDRLPIVNLTIDFGAHQSLEKVVAQSLQMFPGYKVQINHLLTEHTDILLTDTPQPIDLDCTVFIWHGMGTPNEVKQLRDEINRVKMKKFSAWRNEQAE
- a CDS encoding NAD(P)-dependent oxidoreductase translates to MKIGFIGTGVMGRGIINNLLKANYDVVVYNRTKAHAQSVLDNGATWADGPKAIAEAADLVITMVGYPKDVEEQYYGDNGLFAGAHAGQIFVDMTTSTPTLAEQLAVDGEKYGVKVLDAPVSGGDVGAKNGTLTIMAGGDQAAYDSLQPIFDVISKAANRFGVAGRGQHTKMANQIMIAATMLGMSEMMVYAKAADLDVAKVMETLAAGGAQNWSLDNYGPRVLAGDFEPGFYAKHLLKDLRIALDEAAKMNLSLPATDLAEALYTKLVEQKNLGDEGTQALVKLWAQYA
- a CDS encoding glycosyltransferase family 4 protein, which gives rise to MNFFVNATMPNQKSGIEHAQLKRFELFNNHHEDSRVVLRDWDPVAHINANAAGIPDEQLINMFDYFQEAMAVTPKTLHAEDLDFGVPGTVLVDEPENNRYLVNAQNGQLVARVNYDATADRRVRSTELFDGYNNLFRVDHYDSRGFASLLQWYTPDNKIGTETWVTPEGRTVIETFNKNTMAGEFVKSGWRLIEHDGHVLQFDTIEGLTKHFFDRLNDDFWRDEKPNVFVLDRSHLGDWGLLRLRKPAYIAMHLHNSHAGDAQDPMHSILNNHYEFAMNALNEYDAVVSATHKQTHDVNERFQPKTKLFTIPVGVVPDELLNAPRVPVAQREFGKVIAFARIAWEKHLDDLVRAVGIVHKEFPQVTLDLYGYADPTDNYKARTAVEEAIREYNLDGVVTMKGYTTDIDAVENNAMMYGLTSRMEGFNLAIMEAISHGLIAFSYDVNYGPNEIVEDGVNGNVVPYEDYQAMAEAMLKVLRDPELAQQYSTGAYDSSERYSEENVWQAWRGLLDDAERVWPAKLAAMPAHAHDAK
- a CDS encoding glycosyltransferase encodes the protein MNYFISENVFTFNSGTEHSQVKRVKLFNAQGQPALYVTRNYNRFLARDAASIGLNQDEVLNMYDFFQGTTAVERKEQPLRLLDQIPLDEYHIEGHGPNYSTINHAGRELARVNVMPATVGLVNDILYYDRFGNTTARENYDWRGFKSSVDYFHPNGALAVQKFLNQDGVPVIEVMHMNVNGNILPTMYKLLNYKGRDWRFNTEDQMFLFFLNELTNENPGSVLVSDRRSLDHVVADVQFAAKKFAVLHDIHTPDIKNPVRGKLYDAYLNVLERRVKDFDAILVPTVEQQQDLQKRYPGVTFRVAPDTFVDDAHLAAEHVKLPERISHRIAYVGRLSPEKRPDQAIRALARVVKSIPDATLAFHGYPSNVDILNELKALAKQLDVEQNVIFGDYVTGENLAKAYTEAQAIVQTSVAEGFGMNLVEAMSYGVPVVSYDITYGTKELVDDGMNGYVVPAGAHGDMADRLTAILSDTGLWAALSEGAYRKAQTFSADEMMPLWQAALQ